Proteins from one Parasteatoda tepidariorum isolate YZ-2023 chromosome 4, CAS_Ptep_4.0, whole genome shotgun sequence genomic window:
- the LOC107456465 gene encoding uncharacterized protein produces MVKGKSSYKLVRDFIVPSLEKQTYGTYLTWENKVVGSFKISRIHQNNEHFSQDCIKVYKDWSLRRNLWFPKDPKKITKAKHRLVTALRRSPEIEVLAKESSYYRFRFRGSNSTSKELSTSTSESHDGTVFEDKGENENIVLRIDINSDSLYCPHKEDTKRSNRHETNYSTLSEEFFRPSVIFKKIEESEIGAIQDIQVLPLVDNLNSSEDNNGSVLNNKCGCVALLDSNFLYNKRCIWHGAFP; encoded by the exons ATGGTGAAAGGGAAATCTTCTTACAAACTAGTACGAGACTTCATAGTACCCAGTTTAGAAAAACAGACTTATGGGACCTATTTAACATGGGAAAACAAAGTTGTTggatcttttaaaatatctagaaTTCATCAGAATAATGAGCATTTTAGTCAAGATTGCATCAAAGTATACAag gATTGGTCATTGAGGAGAAATTTATGGTTTCCAAAAGATCCCAAGAAAATCACAAAAGCCAAACACAGATTGGTGACGGCACTACGACGAAGTCCTGAAATAGAAGTGTTGGCTAAAGAATCATCGTATTACAGATTTCGCTTCAGAGGTTCCAATTCTACGA GTAAAGAGCTTTCTACGAGTACTTCAGAAAGTCATGATGGAACCGTGTTCGAAGATAAAGGAGAAAACGAAAACATCGTTCTTCGCATTGATATCAATAGTGATTCTCTCTACTGTCCACACAAAGAAGATACTAAACGCTCCAACAGACACGAAACAAATTACAGCACATTGtctgaagaattttttagaCCTTccgttattttcaaaaaaatagaagaGTCAGAAATCGGAGCAATTCAAGACATTCAGGTACTGCCTTTGGTAGATAATCTTAATTCATCTGAAGACAACAATGGAAGTGTGCTGAACAATAAATGTGGCTGTGTTGCACTACTCGATAGTAACTTTTTGTACAATAAGCGGTGCATTTGGCATGGTGCCTTTCCGTGA
- the LOC107456459 gene encoding small nuclear ribonucleoprotein F, whose amino-acid sequence MSLPINPKPFLNSLTGKTVIIKLKWGMDYKGYLVSVDGYMNLQLANTEEYINGEPKGNLGEVLIRCNNILYIRGVDEEEKDTEMRD is encoded by the exons ATG agttTGCCGATAAATCCCAAACCATTCCTGAACAGCTTGACTGGTAAGACTGTCATCATCAAACTGAAATGGGGAATGGATTATAAAGGCTACTTAGTTTCTGTTGATGGTTACATGAATTTGCag CTTGCTAATACAGAAGAATACATTAATGGGGAGCCTAAAGGAAACTTGGGTGAAGTTCTTATTCGATGCAATAATATCCTGTATATTCGAGGTGTTGATGAGGAAGAAAAGGATACTGAAATGAGAGATTAG